A single genomic interval of Carassius gibelio isolate Cgi1373 ecotype wild population from Czech Republic chromosome A22, carGib1.2-hapl.c, whole genome shotgun sequence harbors:
- the LOC127942769 gene encoding uncharacterized protein LOC127942769 translates to MEDSTPAASMVTTGGMVCDIKQLSASRSCWDFQPSDWQSSLLNQILSKNDRDETIAQVGSIKLQRKDFLTLGLNAALEATIANSCLNVIVMLAKEKGTDVFAANSYVVVTWLPPLELDPFLSFPDNIGSKDYILLPAWMPGHWMLCVLKPKNKAMYFFDSTHPYGIGDVKYVTVFRLHYIYKYYVQSSQFKVCCSKFVVPKFALH, encoded by the exons ATGGAGGACAGTACCCCGGCTGCTTCAATGGTTACAACAGGTG GAATGGTTTGTGACATTAAACAGTTGTCTGCCAGTAGAAGTTGTTGGGATTTCCAGCCAAGTGATTGGCAGTCATCATTG CTTAACCAGATTTTGAGTAAAAATGACAGAGATGAGACAATTGCTCAAGTTGGAAGCATTAAACTGCAGCGAAAAGATTTCTTGACCTTGGGCCTCAATGCAGCGCTTGAGGCAACA attGCAAACAGCTGTCTTAATGTGATCGTCATGTTGGCTAAGGAAAAG GGAACAGATGTGTTTGCAGCAAATTCCTATGTTGTAGTTACCTGGCTACCACCACTTGAATTGGACCCATTTTTATCGTTTCCA GATAACATAGGATCCAAGGATTACATTCTGCTCCCTGCTTGGATGCCAGGACACTGGATGCTATGT GTTCTGAAGCCTAAAAACAAGGCTATGTATTTTTTTGATTCAACTCACCCCTACGGGATTGGTGATGTAAAATATGTGACTGTCTTCAGGTTgcattacatatataaatattatgttcaGAGTTCGCAGTTCAAGGTTTGCTGTTCAAAGTTCGTTGTTCCAAAGTTTGCTCTTCATTGA